The following are encoded together in the Girardinichthys multiradiatus isolate DD_20200921_A chromosome X, DD_fGirMul_XY1, whole genome shotgun sequence genome:
- the LOC124862356 gene encoding xylosyltransferase 2-like, whose protein sequence is MVASVRVQKLLRRYKLVISAALMILLIQGLVVWSLRSLEEGQAEGKTRRSKLPYPNSQDSKRDKSNSLSGQNRGRWSARLERQRGTAAITQRKGSSRRAGRPSVRQKTPQERGMAAAGLDAVVSHDLSSSRNFSLDAAKLQAAGIPGEPGSVDGAHQAPNGDFMPKCDITGKDALSALHRAGSQQCRQEIANIVCQHQAGQLMPKALPQFCPQLGVSQPVQAADEVDLNLSKVENPVRVAFVLMVHGRAARQLKRLIKAIYHRDHYYYIHVDERSAYMHREVLQIAQQYPNVRATPWRMVTIWGGASLLKAYLRTMQDLLALQEWKWDFFINLSATDFPTRTNDELVMFLSLHRDKNFLKSHGRENARFIKKQGLDRLFHECDNHMWRLGERNIPEGLEVSGGSDWFALTRRFVDYVVSSRDELVLGLKQFYSYALLPAESFFHTVLGNSHMCETLVDNNLRVTNWNRKLGCKCQYKHIVDWCGCSPNDFKPQDLIRIQQLTRPTFFARKFESTVNQEAIDILDTHLYGQYAPGTVAIKAYWESMFELLDGIGSLGDVALTSYSSFFRLTLKGLMTSQSKTEACRLEPVGYPLSVNLYFYDDRFQGYLVRQNVQAVESKERETLELWAMPQATLIFETNLKEFERLKNLEIGADWDPKERIFRNFGGIIGPLDEPLAVQKWAPGANLTATIVWIDPAQVVAASYDITVEMDAEYTQYKPPLQHPLRPGTWTVWVLKQWKRVAEVRFLVMPLTFNNKEPLRREEDSWLHSGPPGNLYLDQNFQQLSSVLKLPPQEPAMQVAQRNAQLVGQHLEAWVDSLVGTFWVIGDLCSTKTSSCPAVGLCSKTTWSSLSPDPKSELGPVKSDGRIR, encoded by the exons GGAAAAACAAGACGATCCAAGCTGCCTTACCCCAACAGCCAGGACTCTAAGAGAGACAAATCAAATTCTTTGTCTGGGCAGAACAGGGGCAGATGGAGTGCAAGGTTGGAGAGGCAGAGGGGAACAGCGGCCATTACGCAGAGGAAAGGAAGCAGTCGCCGAGCAGGAAGGCCCAGCGTCAGACAGAAGACTCCCCAGGAGCGAGGGATGGCGGCGGCCGGGTTAGACGCCGTGGTCTCCCATGACCTGTCGAGCAGCCGCAACTTCAGCCTGGATGCAGCAAAACTACAAGCTGCTGGGATACCCGGGGAGCCAGGGAGTGTGGACGGCGCCCACCAAGCGCCCAACGGTGACTTTATGCCTAAATGTGACATTACAGGCAAGGATGCACTGTCAGCTCTCCATCGTGCCGGGTCGCAGCAGTGCAGGCAGGAGATCGCCAACATTGTGTGCCAACATCAGGCGGGGCAGCTCATGCCAAAAGCGCTCCCACAGTTCTGCCCCCAACTCG GTGTGTCCCAGCCAGTCCAGGCTGCTGATGAAGTGGACCTCAACCTGTCCAAGGTGGAGAACCCTGTCAGGGTGGCATTTGTGCTGATGGTCCACGGCCGAGCAGCACGGCAGCTCAAGCGTCTCATTAAGGCCATCTATCACAGAGATCATTACTACTACATCCATGTAGACGAG AGGTCCGCCTATATGCATCGGGAGGTCCTGCAGATAGCCCAGCAGTACCCGAATGTGCGTGCCACACCCTGGCGGATGGTCACCATCTGGGGAGGAGCCAGCCTTCTGAAAGCCTACCTGAGAACCATGCAGGACCTGCTTGCCTTGCAGGAATGGAAATGGGACTTTTTCATCAATCTCAGCGCCACCGACTTCCCAACCAG GACCAACGATGAACTGGTGATGTTTCTGTCACTGCACCGAGACAAGAATTTCCTCAAGTCCCATGGCAGGGAGAATGCAAG GTTTATTAAAAAGCAGGGCCTTGACCGCCTTTTCCACGAGTGCGACAACCACATGTGGCGTCTTGGTGAGCGCAACATTCCAGAAGGCCTGGAGGTCTCTGGTGGCTCCGACTGGTTCGCTCTCACCCGCCGCTTCGTGGACTATGTTGTCAGCTCCCGGGACGAGCTAGTGTTGGGTCTGAAGCAGTTTTATTCCTACGCCCTGCTCCCTGCTGAG TCGTTTTTCCACACGGTGCTTGGGAACAGTCATATGTGTGAAACCCTGGTGGACAACAACCTGCGTGTCACCAACTGGAACCGTAAGCTGGGCTGTAAATGCCAGTACAAGCACATCGTTGACTGGTGCGGCTGCTCTCCCAATGATTTCAAACCACAAGACCTCATTCGGATTCAG CAATTGACTCGCCCAACATTTTTTGCCCGAAAATTTGAGTCGACGGTGAACCAGGAGGCTATAGACATACTGGACACCCACCTGTATGGCCAGTATGCTCCAGGAACTGTTGCCATCAAGGCCTACTGGGAGAGCATGTTCGAGCTGCTGGACGGCATCGGCTCCCTCGGTGACGTGGCTCTTACATCTTACTCCTCCTTCTTTCGTCTGACCCTGAAGGGTCTGATGACCTCTCAGAGCAAGACAGAAGCCTGCAG gCTTGAACCAGTAGGCTACCCTCTGTCTGTTAATTTGTACTTCTATGATGATCGCTTCCAAGGCTACCTCGTTCGTCAGAACGTCCAGGCTGTGGAGTCAAAGGAAAGGGAGACGCTCGAGCTGTGGGCCATGCCTCAAGCTACACTCATCTTTGAGACAAACCTCAAAGAGTTTGAGAGGCTCAAGAATCTGGAA ATCGGGGCAGACTGGGATCCCAAAGAAAGGATCTTCCGTAACTTCGGCGGCATCATCGGCCCTCTAGATGAGCCGCTAGCAGTCCAGAAGTGGGCCCCTGGTGCCAACCTCACAGCCACTATAGTGTGGATCGACCCGGCTCAGGTTGTAGCAGCATCCTATGACATTACCGTGGAGATGGATGCAGAGTACACGCAGTACAAACCGCCTCTACAGCACCCCCTACGGCCTGGCACATGGACAGTGTGGGTGTTAAAACAGTGGAAGCGCGTAGCGGAggttcgcttccttgtaatgccGCTGACCTTTAATAATAAAGAGCCACTGCGCAGAg AGGAGGACAGCTGGCTCCATTCAGGCCCTCCTGGCAACTTGTACCTGGATCAGAACTTCCAGCAGCTGAGCTCTGTGCTGAAGCTGCCTCCTCAGGAGCCCGCCATGCAGGTGGCCCAACGTAATGCTCAGCTTGTGGGCCAGCACCTTGAAGCGTGGGTGGACAGCTTGGTGGGGACTTTCTGGGTCATAGGCGACCTTTGTTCTACAAAGACCTCATCTTGCCCAGCTGTGGGGCTCTGCTCAAAAACCACCTGGAGCTCTCTTTCTCCAGATCCAAAGTCCGAACTGGGCCCGGTCAAAAGTGATGGGCGGATCAGGTAG